In the genome of Desulfovibrio sp., one region contains:
- the proC gene encoding pyrroline-5-carboxylate reductase: MTMRIGCVGCGNMGGAILAGLARSAGHTQGQTDAYALCGYNRTTSRMRPLEEAGVQVMTSPLAVAENADIIILAVKPYQIREVVGQLRPALDANKVLVSVAAGITSNSLAQWAENACPVVRCMPNTPALVGMGVFALCLEDPKLSQSHKQNLLQVFGTLGQCVELAEEKFTAFSALIGAGPAYVFAMMQGLVQAGVTLGFTHAQSRQMVTALFAGSARMAEQDASPLGQLRDNVCSPGGLTIAGVNVLDRAGLTGLLVDAVLAADARGAEMERKGG, translated from the coding sequence ATGACAATGCGCATAGGCTGTGTAGGTTGCGGCAATATGGGTGGAGCCATTCTGGCCGGGCTGGCCCGCAGTGCGGGCCATACCCAGGGCCAGACGGACGCTTACGCTTTGTGTGGCTACAACCGCACAACCTCGCGCATGCGTCCCCTTGAAGAAGCAGGGGTGCAGGTCATGACAAGCCCCCTCGCTGTGGCCGAAAATGCGGACATCATCATTCTGGCGGTCAAGCCCTACCAGATACGGGAAGTGGTGGGGCAACTGCGCCCCGCGCTTGACGCAAACAAGGTTCTTGTGTCCGTGGCTGCGGGCATCACCAGCAACAGCCTTGCCCAATGGGCCGAAAACGCCTGCCCCGTAGTGCGCTGCATGCCCAATACGCCCGCCCTGGTGGGCATGGGCGTGTTTGCCCTGTGCCTTGAAGACCCCAAACTCTCCCAAAGCCACAAGCAAAACCTTTTGCAGGTTTTCGGCACTCTGGGGCAGTGCGTTGAACTGGCTGAAGAAAAGTTCACGGCCTTTTCCGCGCTCATTGGCGCTGGCCCGGCCTACGTGTTTGCCATGATGCAGGGACTCGTGCAGGCCGGAGTGACGCTGGGCTTCACCCACGCCCAGTCACGGCAGATGGTCACGGCCCTTTTTGCCGGATCGGCCCGCATGGCGGAGCAGGACGCCTCACCCCTCGGACAGCTGCGGGACAACGTCTGCTCGCCCGGCGGCCTGACCATTGCCGGAGTGAACGTGCTGGATCGCGCGGGCCTCACCGGCCTTCTGGTTGACGCCGTGCTGGCCGCTGACGCCCGCGGTGCGGAAATGGAACGCAAGGGCGGTTAG
- the ndk gene encoding nucleoside-diphosphate kinase, which translates to MMQSTFAIIKPDAVASQFTGEILAAMEASGLKIVALKRLHLSKTQAAGFYAVHRERPFFDSLTDYMSSGPLVCVVLRGEDAVPRWRALMGATNPAQAESGTIRAKYGQSIEANAVHGSDAQETAAFEIGYFFSGLEISE; encoded by the coding sequence ATGATGCAATCCACCTTTGCCATTATCAAACCCGATGCCGTTGCAAGCCAGTTCACCGGTGAAATACTGGCGGCTATGGAGGCGTCCGGGCTCAAGATCGTGGCCCTCAAAAGGTTGCATCTTTCCAAGACCCAGGCCGCCGGGTTCTATGCCGTCCATCGCGAACGCCCCTTTTTCGACAGCCTGACGGACTATATGTCCTCCGGCCCCCTGGTTTGCGTGGTGCTGCGTGGTGAAGACGCTGTGCCCCGTTGGCGGGCTCTCATGGGCGCCACCAACCCTGCCCAGGCCGAATCCGGAACCATCCGCGCCAAGTACGGCCAGAGCATTGAGGCCAATGCCGTGCATGGCTCGGACGCTCAGGAAACCGCCGCCTTTGAAATTGGCTATTTCTTCAGTGGCCTGGAAATTTCGGAGTAA
- a CDS encoding divergent polysaccharide deacetylase family protein, whose product MLHKNDTESLQTGPLWSGGRLSASVRMALAGGLWLAASLAFALWVGRDAPAPFAENQSPAVTDAASAPLFALPGQRPQKGRDAADPQARLDALDKMVEEVLPQTLPTARWRRELASPPIGGGPDSGYGGYPGGTADPKGMAKNAQRGNSDSSGAASGAPSGASGQAAEFPAAASQAPAVRVYTVTGPCAPLRLGLGLLDKLARPDATVLAERTKLAAEEAAPGGLRGENGPNAKGGAALPHSEVALPDPDRAGPDRFGPDLANGAIRLAWTDAGSLDIYDNGRLTHRFLFPGREAQLADLAIPLPRPALALVIDDMGQSLSAAEALAALPYPVTLAIWPRAPHARATADVAAQRRLDVMAHVPMEPLARADGKRPQPGPGALRTDMDPGQIRAALTDNLSALPSAMGLNNHMGSAFTGSAASCRHLCAWLEGMGFFVLDSLTTPDSQLGVQARALGMVSAVRDVFLDTRRQTPDILSALDQAAAKARARGYAVAIGHPYEETLRALRTWQDKEQVALVPLRRLVWRLAQEKAADTARTPAR is encoded by the coding sequence ATGCTTCATAAAAATGATACGGAAAGCCTCCAGACTGGCCCTTTGTGGTCGGGCGGGAGGCTTTCCGCGTCTGTACGCATGGCCCTCGCCGGGGGGCTCTGGCTGGCGGCCAGTCTGGCCTTTGCCCTGTGGGTGGGACGTGACGCGCCCGCCCCCTTTGCTGAAAACCAGTCCCCGGCAGTGACGGATGCCGCCAGCGCCCCCCTGTTTGCCCTTCCGGGCCAGAGGCCGCAAAAAGGCAGGGACGCCGCCGATCCGCAGGCCAGACTGGATGCGCTGGACAAGATGGTGGAAGAAGTTTTGCCGCAAACGCTGCCCACCGCCCGCTGGCGGCGGGAACTGGCTTCTCCCCCTATCGGTGGCGGCCCAGACAGCGGATATGGCGGCTACCCTGGCGGCACGGCTGACCCCAAGGGCATGGCGAAAAACGCGCAGCGCGGCAACAGCGACTCTTCCGGCGCAGCCTCTGGCGCACCCTCCGGAGCGTCGGGGCAGGCAGCCGAGTTTCCCGCTGCCGCCAGCCAGGCTCCTGCGGTCCGCGTCTATACAGTGACAGGCCCCTGCGCTCCGCTGCGCCTCGGCCTGGGGCTGCTGGACAAGCTGGCCCGGCCAGACGCCACTGTTCTGGCGGAAAGAACAAAGCTCGCGGCTGAAGAGGCCGCCCCCGGCGGCCTGCGTGGTGAAAACGGCCCCAATGCCAAAGGCGGCGCGGCCCTGCCCCACAGTGAAGTTGCCCTGCCTGATCCAGACCGTGCTGGCCCAGACCGTTTTGGCCCAGACCTTGCCAACGGCGCAATCCGCCTCGCCTGGACAGATGCGGGAAGTCTGGACATATACGATAATGGCCGTCTCACGCACCGCTTTCTTTTTCCTGGACGCGAGGCGCAACTGGCTGATCTGGCAATACCTCTGCCCCGGCCCGCCCTTGCACTGGTTATTGACGATATGGGCCAAAGCCTGAGTGCCGCGGAGGCGCTGGCCGCCCTGCCCTATCCTGTAACCCTGGCCATTTGGCCGCGCGCGCCGCACGCGCGTGCAACGGCGGATGTGGCCGCACAGCGGCGGCTCGACGTCATGGCCCATGTGCCCATGGAGCCGCTGGCCAGAGCAGACGGCAAACGCCCGCAGCCCGGGCCGGGAGCCTTGCGTACGGATATGGATCCCGGCCAGATCAGGGCTGCCCTTACGGACAATCTTTCTGCCCTGCCGTCGGCCATGGGTCTGAACAACCATATGGGCTCGGCCTTCACAGGCAGCGCGGCCTCCTGCCGCCACCTGTGCGCCTGGCTTGAGGGCATGGGCTTTTTTGTGCTGGACAGCCTCACCACCCCGGATTCACAATTGGGAGTGCAGGCGCGGGCCTTGGGCATGGTAAGCGCCGTGCGGGACGTTTTTCTTGATACACGCCGCCAGACGCCCGACATCCTGTCCGCCCTGGATCAGGCGGCGGCAAAGGCCCGCGCCAGAGGCTACGCAGTGGCCATCGGTCACCCGTATGAGGAAACCCTGCGCGCCCTGCGAACCTGGCAGGACAAGGAGCAGGTGGCCCTTGTGCCCCTGCGGCGGCTGGTCTGGCGCCTTGCGCAGGAAAAGGCTGCCGATACGGCCCGTACACCTGCACGATAG
- a CDS encoding S41 family peptidase: MRLLFRSFVLSFTLLLGVALACGGMVHSAEAKEPAKESAKDPAKEQTKDAPNKFDALKRFSQVLDLVERYYVRDVSQGDLINGAVKGMLQGLDPHSTFMNTDEYKEMQETTSGEFFGVGIEISQENGQITVVTPIEDTPAFRAGLQPGDIILSINGQPTQELSLQEVVSRIRGPKGSEVELVILHHESKNPQTVRITRDAIPLISVKSKKLEDGYYWLRLTRFSERTTDELKEALKAAEKESKATGGIKGIVLDLRNNPGGLLDQAVSVSDAFLDKGTIVSIKGRRENTERVYTAKKQGDDVRVPMVVLINAGSASASEIVAGALRDQKRALIVGERSFGKGSVQNIIPLADGSGLKLTVALYYTPNGSSIQAEGIVPDLEIPFEAPRNDDKDNPRMMLREQDLNRHLETKPDKKAAKGKNSANDAQEQLARDNQLRMGLQMVKSLPKMREIKAD, translated from the coding sequence ATGCGTCTTCTTTTCCGTTCATTTGTACTTAGTTTTACACTGCTCCTCGGTGTCGCTCTGGCGTGCGGGGGCATGGTGCACAGCGCCGAAGCCAAGGAACCGGCCAAGGAATCGGCCAAGGATCCGGCCAAAGAGCAGACCAAGGATGCTCCCAATAAATTCGATGCCCTCAAGCGCTTCAGCCAGGTACTTGATCTGGTGGAGCGTTATTATGTTCGCGATGTTTCGCAAGGTGACCTGATCAACGGTGCTGTCAAGGGTATGCTGCAAGGGCTTGACCCCCACTCCACCTTCATGAACACCGATGAATACAAAGAAATGCAGGAGACCACCTCCGGCGAGTTCTTTGGCGTGGGCATAGAAATATCACAGGAAAACGGCCAGATTACCGTGGTCACTCCCATTGAGGACACCCCGGCCTTCCGTGCTGGCCTGCAACCGGGCGACATCATTCTGTCCATCAACGGCCAGCCAACCCAGGAACTGTCCCTCCAGGAAGTGGTGTCGCGCATCCGTGGCCCCAAGGGTTCGGAAGTTGAGTTGGTCATTCTGCACCACGAATCCAAAAACCCGCAAACCGTGCGGATCACGCGTGACGCCATCCCCCTCATCAGCGTCAAGTCCAAAAAGCTGGAAGACGGCTACTACTGGCTGCGGCTCACGCGCTTCTCCGAACGCACCACTGACGAACTGAAAGAGGCCCTCAAGGCCGCTGAAAAAGAAAGCAAGGCCACTGGCGGCATCAAGGGCATCGTGCTCGACCTGCGCAACAACCCCGGCGGGCTGCTGGATCAGGCCGTAAGCGTGTCTGACGCCTTCCTTGACAAGGGAACCATCGTTTCCATCAAGGGCCGCCGCGAGAACACCGAGCGTGTGTACACGGCCAAAAAGCAGGGCGACGACGTGCGCGTTCCCATGGTGGTTCTCATCAACGCGGGTTCCGCCTCTGCCTCTGAAATTGTGGCTGGCGCTCTGCGTGACCAGAAGCGCGCCCTCATTGTGGGCGAACGCTCCTTTGGCAAGGGCTCTGTGCAGAACATCATTCCCCTGGCTGACGGCTCCGGCCTCAAGCTCACGGTGGCCCTGTACTACACGCCCAACGGCAGCTCCATTCAGGCCGAAGGCATTGTGCCTGATCTGGAAATCCCCTTTGAAGCGCCCCGCAACGATGACAAGGACAACCCGCGCATGATGCTGCGCGAGCAGGACCTGAACCGCCACCTTGAAACCAAACCGGACAAGAAGGCGGCCAAGGGCAAAAATTCGGCCAATGACGCGCAGGAACAGCTTGCGCGTGACAATCAGCTGCGCATGGGCCTGCAGATGGTCAAGAGCCTGCCCAAGATGCGTGAAATCAAGGCCGATTGA
- a CDS encoding rubrerythrin family protein, with the protein MSKTQENLMTAFAGESQANRKYLAFAQAADKEGMPQVAKLFRAAAAAETIHAHAHLRNAGKIGDTVANLKAAIEGETYEFTKMYPEMIKDAQEEGKTAIAKYFDFVNTVEEVHATLYKKALENPAGLPATDYYICKVCGYTHEGPCDACPVCGAGTAAFFNASECCK; encoded by the coding sequence ATGAGCAAGACTCAAGAAAATCTCATGACGGCTTTTGCTGGTGAATCCCAGGCCAACCGTAAATATCTTGCCTTTGCCCAGGCTGCCGACAAAGAAGGCATGCCCCAGGTTGCCAAGCTGTTCCGCGCTGCTGCTGCCGCCGAAACCATCCATGCCCACGCGCATCTGCGCAACGCTGGCAAAATCGGCGACACTGTGGCCAACCTCAAGGCGGCCATTGAAGGTGAAACCTACGAATTCACCAAGATGTATCCCGAAATGATCAAGGACGCCCAGGAAGAAGGCAAGACCGCCATCGCCAAATATTTCGACTTTGTGAACACCGTCGAAGAAGTGCACGCCACCCTGTATAAAAAGGCCCTTGAAAACCCCGCTGGTCTGCCCGCGACCGACTACTACATCTGTAAGGTCTGCGGCTACACCCACGAAGGCCCCTGTGACGCCTGTCCCGTGTGCGGCGCTGGCACGGCTGCCTTTTTCAACGCCAGCGAATGCTGCAAGTAA
- a CDS encoding cupin domain-containing protein, whose product MDASNIIEKLALVPHPEGGYYRRTYQCGQVLTPRGMPCGFEQPRPVSTAILFLLRAGQYSRLHRIRQDELWHFHLGGPLRLVWIDKVGRAREVILGPDIFNGQALQFAVPGGQWFGATPAPGSGFSLVGCTVAPGFDFTDLQLARRHELERRFPLALDCVREFCPPDGPPEILPEILPNPSPNALANALPNTLPNTLAAAPQSTPSAVPINAPALDLPQHAQGEARCHEDDPLWHCKGRA is encoded by the coding sequence ATGGACGCCAGTAATATTATTGAAAAGCTTGCTCTCGTCCCCCATCCAGAAGGGGGATATTACCGCCGTACCTATCAGTGCGGGCAGGTGCTGACGCCCAGGGGCATGCCTTGCGGGTTCGAGCAGCCCCGGCCCGTATCGACAGCCATACTTTTTCTGCTGCGGGCAGGGCAATATTCGCGCCTGCACCGCATACGCCAGGACGAGTTGTGGCACTTTCACCTTGGCGGGCCGTTGCGGCTGGTCTGGATAGACAAAGTGGGCCGCGCCCGCGAGGTCATTTTGGGGCCGGATATTTTCAACGGGCAGGCCTTGCAGTTTGCCGTGCCCGGCGGCCAGTGGTTCGGGGCCACGCCAGCGCCCGGTTCCGGGTTTTCACTGGTGGGGTGTACGGTTGCTCCAGGTTTTGACTTTACCGATCTGCAGCTGGCCCGGCGTCACGAACTGGAGCGGCGTTTTCCTCTGGCGCTCGATTGTGTCCGCGAATTCTGCCCGCCAGACGGCCCGCCTGAAATTTTGCCAGAGATTTTGCCAAATCCTTCGCCAAATGCTTTGGCAAACGCGTTGCCAAACACTTTGCCAAACACTCTGGCAGCCGCCCCGCAAAGCACCCCATCAGCTGTTCCCATAAATGCCCCGGCTCTGGATTTGCCGCAGCATGCGCAAGGTGAGGCACGCTGCCATGAAGACGATCCTCTGTGGCACTGCAAGGGGCGGGCATGA
- a CDS encoding YigZ family protein, translating to MSRYAVPAAAPDQPHCTEMIIRRSRFLALCAHTPGPVAARAFVEEIRRRHADATHNCWAYAAGAPGHTAQIGSSDDGEPHGTAGRPMLQVMLHSGVGELCVVVSRWFGGVKLGTGGLVRAYQDSVRENLSSLPLVERVPKARLALTVEYAHVDALRRLLPTFEAQTATEDYAAQAHFTLLLPEEHLAQFELALAGLSNGSALCQRVEEDV from the coding sequence ATGAGCCGTTACGCCGTGCCTGCCGCCGCCCCGGATCAGCCGCACTGCACAGAAATGATCATCCGCCGCAGCCGCTTTCTTGCCCTTTGCGCCCACACGCCTGGGCCCGTTGCCGCCCGCGCTTTTGTGGAAGAAATACGCAGGCGTCACGCGGATGCCACCCATAACTGCTGGGCGTACGCGGCGGGAGCGCCGGGGCATACGGCCCAGATCGGCTCCTCCGACGATGGCGAGCCTCACGGCACGGCTGGCCGGCCCATGTTGCAGGTAATGCTGCACAGCGGCGTGGGCGAGTTGTGCGTGGTGGTGAGTCGCTGGTTCGGCGGGGTCAAGCTCGGCACTGGCGGCCTTGTGCGCGCCTATCAGGACAGCGTGCGCGAAAATCTGTCTTCCCTTCCTCTGGTGGAGCGCGTGCCGAAGGCCCGCCTGGCCCTTACGGTGGAATACGCCCATGTGGACGCCCTGCGCCGTTTGCTGCCGACTTTTGAGGCGCAGACAGCGACCGAAGATTATGCGGCCCAGGCGCATTTTACGCTGCTGCTGCCCGAAGAGCATCTGGCGCAGTTCGAACTGGCCCTGGCAGGACTGAGCAATGGCTCGGCCCTTTGCCAGCGCGTTGAAGAAGACGTCTGA
- a CDS encoding efflux RND transporter periplasmic adaptor subunit: MTPFDNRPATPFFSCTSLAGQLRRAPFPRALLLALSLALLPALNGCFGDDQKTSGPPAAPVRTAAVARADVPRLLHVVGNVRASASVGVRPRVAGEIQQVHFTEGQDVREGQPLVTIDPRPFEAILREKRGMLAKSQAQLNKALDDMARYGKLVGGGYVSREAYEQTATQAAALRATVQSDKAAEESAALDLAYCTVVAPISGRVGALNVDKGNMIKSTDATPIVSIDTLSPIYVGFSVPEAHLPVILDRMATESVLVTATPTGAQPEHGLLTLVDNTVDTRTGTIRLRATFENADRHLWPGQFVQVELPLGMGEQVLTVPARAVQSGRDESYVYVVDKDNRAAYRTVKALFEHKGVTVVEGTLAEGELVVVDGQVRLAPGLPVKVVE; encoded by the coding sequence ATGACGCCCTTTGACAACCGCCCGGCGACGCCATTTTTTTCCTGTACCAGCCTTGCGGGGCAGCTGCGGCGCGCCCCCTTCCCACGGGCACTGCTGCTGGCCCTGAGCCTTGCGTTGCTTCCAGCCCTGAACGGCTGCTTTGGCGACGACCAGAAAACGTCCGGCCCGCCTGCGGCGCCTGTGCGCACGGCCGCTGTGGCCCGTGCCGATGTGCCGCGCCTGCTGCACGTGGTGGGCAACGTGCGGGCATCGGCCTCTGTGGGCGTCAGACCTCGCGTGGCGGGCGAAATACAGCAGGTCCACTTTACAGAAGGGCAGGATGTGCGGGAAGGGCAACCCCTTGTCACCATCGACCCCCGCCCTTTCGAGGCTATCCTGCGTGAAAAGCGCGGCATGCTGGCCAAATCGCAGGCCCAACTCAACAAGGCCCTGGATGACATGGCGCGCTACGGAAAACTGGTGGGCGGCGGCTATGTGAGCCGTGAAGCCTACGAACAGACCGCCACCCAGGCCGCAGCGCTGCGCGCCACGGTGCAGTCTGACAAGGCTGCCGAGGAAAGCGCGGCCCTTGACCTTGCCTACTGCACAGTGGTGGCCCCCATAAGCGGACGGGTTGGAGCGCTCAATGTGGATAAGGGCAACATGATAAAGTCCACTGACGCAACGCCCATTGTGAGTATCGACACCCTTTCGCCCATCTATGTGGGCTTTTCCGTTCCTGAGGCCCATCTGCCCGTCATACTTGACCGCATGGCCACTGAAAGCGTCCTCGTTACTGCCACGCCCACAGGCGCGCAACCGGAACACGGGCTGCTGACCCTCGTCGACAATACCGTGGACACGCGCACCGGCACCATCCGCCTGCGGGCCACCTTTGAAAACGCCGACCGCCACCTGTGGCCAGGCCAGTTCGTGCAGGTGGAACTGCCCCTTGGCATGGGGGAACAGGTGCTCACCGTGCCCGCGCGCGCGGTGCAGTCCGGCCGGGATGAATCCTATGTGTATGTTGTGGACAAGGACAACCGCGCCGCTTACCGCACAGTGAAGGCCCTGTTTGAGCACAAGGGCGTCACCGTTGTGGAAGGGACATTGGCGGAAGGCGAACTGGTGGTCGTTGACGGCCAGGTGCGCCTTGCCCCTGGCCTGCCTGTGAAAGTGGTGGAATAA
- the speA gene encoding biosynthetic arginine decarboxylase, translated as MAKNRALQQWRVEDSIELYGIRNWGAGYFDVSDAGEVVICPQGPKGPQVSIPEIISGLRDRGHDMPVLLRVENILDSRIANIHESFRKAIKNLSYTGAYRGVFPIKVNQQQQVVEKIAQFGAQYHHGLEVGSKAELIAAVSLMLDREACIICNGYKDEEFMDLGLQALRLGFNVFFVLEMPSELGVLLERSKVLGVRPNIGVRAKLAVKAGGHWTDSGGERSTFGLSPAQIVDVVDTLKAHDMLDCFKLLHYHLGSQVSNIRDIRTGVMEGTRLYAGLVEEGAPMGYLDLGGGLAVDYDGSHTNYISSRNYSLDEYCTDVVEAIMSTLDEANVPHPHIITESGRATVAYYSVLLFNVLDVSIIEEVQLPDVLAEGTPEPVQNLRETLANISLRNLQECYNDAIYYRDEMRQLFSMGRANLRQRTLAERFFWAIMMRIAQEKTRLKNVPRDLADIDVSLADIYYGNFSVFQSLPDTWAIDQLFPVMPIHRLKEFPARHAIISDITCDSDGRIDQFIDPQGMKPTLELHPLRDGEEYYLGVFLVGAYQETLGDLHNLMGDTNVVSIRVGEDGRYEYVREIRGDSVADILSYVEYDPRRILEDLRDTAEQAVRQGRISPSDRFSIMQAFEDGLRGYTYFER; from the coding sequence TTGGCAAAAAACCGCGCATTGCAGCAGTGGCGGGTGGAGGATTCCATCGAACTGTACGGTATCCGCAATTGGGGTGCCGGATATTTTGACGTTTCCGATGCGGGCGAAGTGGTTATTTGTCCGCAGGGCCCCAAGGGCCCGCAGGTTTCAATACCGGAGATCATCTCCGGCCTGCGGGACAGGGGCCACGACATGCCCGTGCTTTTGCGCGTGGAAAATATTTTGGACTCGCGCATAGCGAATATTCACGAGAGTTTTCGCAAGGCCATCAAGAATCTCAGCTATACCGGGGCCTATCGCGGCGTTTTTCCCATCAAGGTAAACCAGCAGCAGCAGGTGGTTGAAAAAATCGCCCAGTTCGGGGCGCAGTACCATCACGGGCTTGAGGTCGGCTCCAAGGCCGAACTCATCGCCGCCGTGTCGCTGATGCTGGACCGCGAGGCCTGCATTATCTGCAACGGCTACAAGGACGAGGAATTCATGGATCTGGGGCTTCAGGCTCTGCGCCTGGGCTTCAACGTCTTTTTCGTGCTTGAAATGCCCAGTGAACTTGGCGTGCTGCTTGAGCGCAGCAAGGTTCTTGGCGTGCGGCCCAACATTGGCGTGCGCGCCAAGCTGGCTGTAAAGGCTGGCGGGCACTGGACGGATTCCGGCGGAGAGCGTTCGACCTTCGGCCTTTCCCCCGCCCAGATCGTGGACGTGGTGGATACGCTCAAGGCTCATGACATGCTTGATTGCTTCAAGCTGCTGCACTACCACCTGGGTTCGCAGGTTTCCAACATCCGTGACATCCGTACAGGCGTCATGGAAGGCACGCGCCTTTACGCGGGCCTTGTGGAAGAGGGCGCGCCCATGGGCTACCTTGACCTTGGCGGCGGCCTTGCCGTTGACTATGACGGCTCGCATACCAACTACATTTCTTCGCGCAACTACAGTCTGGACGAATACTGCACAGACGTGGTGGAAGCCATCATGAGCACCCTGGATGAGGCCAATGTGCCCCATCCGCATATTATCACCGAATCGGGGCGCGCCACCGTGGCCTACTATTCGGTGCTGCTGTTCAACGTGCTGGACGTGAGCATTATTGAAGAGGTGCAGCTGCCCGACGTTCTGGCCGAAGGCACGCCGGAACCCGTGCAAAACCTGCGCGAAACGCTGGCCAACATCAGCCTGCGCAACTTGCAGGAATGTTATAACGACGCCATCTACTACCGTGACGAGATGCGGCAGCTTTTTTCAATGGGCCGCGCGAACCTGCGCCAGCGGACGTTGGCCGAGCGTTTTTTCTGGGCCATCATGATGCGTATCGCTCAGGAAAAAACCCGACTCAAGAACGTGCCCCGCGATCTGGCCGATATTGATGTGAGCCTGGCCGACATCTATTACGGCAACTTCAGCGTGTTTCAGTCCTTGCCGGACACCTGGGCCATTGACCAGCTTTTCCCGGTCATGCCCATCCACAGGCTCAAGGAGTTTCCGGCGCGGCACGCCATTATTTCGGACATTACCTGCGATTCGGACGGCCGCATCGACCAGTTCATTGACCCGCAGGGCATGAAGCCCACGCTGGAGCTGCATCCCCTGCGTGACGGCGAAGAATATTATCTTGGCGTGTTCCTTGTGGGCGCATATCAGGAAACCCTTGGCGACCTGCATAACCTCATGGGGGACACCAACGTCGTGTCCATCCGCGTGGGCGAGGACGGAAGATATGAGTATGTGCGCGAAATTCGCGGCGACTCTGTGGCGGACATTCTGAGCTATGTGGAATATGACCCGCGCCGCATACTTGAAGACCTGCGCGACACTGCCGAGCAGGCCGTGCGCCAGGGCCGCATTTCGCCCAGCGACAGGTTCTCCATCATGCAGGCATTTGAAGACGGTTTGCGCGGCTATACCTATTTTGAAAGGTAG
- a CDS encoding diguanylate cyclase domain-containing protein, with product MRRCLKDCRHFFVALAISLSLTLLGADFLVQRNAQMRIAELQSVITLQIDKLTSSLTKYFYKIQTLAAITITASGKVENFEQVAAALLDDPCIQGIIMAPKGIVSHAYPIPGNEILLGKDILTYSFGSWESIRQARHSSPIVMAGPVPIMTGGTALIGRLSIYTDAKNKPRQFWGIVSIALNFPEVLKGAELRLLDELGLPYEIWRESPYGGTRQILAKGASPESRGAPYVEMPVHILNGKWFFKLSAKRAWYQLTETWLYVGSSVLLSLLVSMLAQRRYDMALAHRRLEEIVYIDALTGCLNRRGLFNDLGQRIETNPEKKFSLYYLDLNKFKPINDDYGHKAGDRVLQHFAAIMHKYAPKPHALARIGGDEFILILPGENDVARTQEALENARRELANGLPAEGIPVAITFSVGMATYPDHGTDLDVLLSRADQAMYRDKQSHGSVRNAPRGQQA from the coding sequence ATGCGCAGATGTTTGAAAGACTGTCGGCATTTTTTCGTGGCGCTTGCAATTTCACTGTCACTGACCTTGCTGGGAGCAGATTTTCTTGTGCAGCGCAACGCGCAGATGCGCATAGCTGAACTCCAAAGCGTCATTACGCTGCAAATAGATAAACTGACAAGCTCACTGACAAAATATTTCTATAAAATACAGACACTTGCTGCAATAACCATTACGGCCAGCGGTAAGGTTGAAAATTTTGAGCAAGTGGCAGCCGCGCTGCTTGACGACCCCTGCATTCAAGGCATCATCATGGCGCCCAAGGGCATTGTGAGCCATGCGTATCCCATACCGGGCAACGAAATACTGCTGGGCAAGGACATACTGACTTACTCTTTTGGCAGTTGGGAGAGCATACGGCAGGCCAGGCACAGCAGCCCTATAGTCATGGCGGGGCCCGTGCCCATCATGACAGGCGGCACGGCCCTCATAGGCCGATTGTCGATCTATACAGACGCCAAGAACAAGCCCAGGCAGTTTTGGGGCATTGTTTCCATTGCTCTCAATTTTCCTGAAGTGCTGAAGGGCGCGGAATTGCGGCTGCTTGACGAACTGGGCCTGCCCTATGAAATCTGGCGCGAAAGCCCTTACGGCGGCACCCGTCAGATACTCGCCAAGGGCGCCAGTCCTGAATCCCGGGGCGCTCCCTACGTGGAAATGCCTGTGCACATACTCAATGGCAAGTGGTTTTTCAAACTCTCTGCAAAGAGGGCATGGTACCAGCTCACGGAAACATGGCTTTACGTTGGCTCCAGCGTTTTGCTCAGCCTGCTGGTTTCCATGCTGGCCCAGCGCAGGTACGACATGGCTCTGGCGCATCGCCGCCTGGAAGAGATTGTGTATATCGACGCCCTGACAGGCTGTCTGAACAGGCGCGGGCTCTTTAACGATCTTGGCCAGCGAATAGAAACCAACCCTGAAAAAAAATTCAGCCTGTACTATCTTGACCTGAACAAATTCAAGCCCATTAACGATGATTACGGGCACAAGGCTGGAGACAGGGTGCTGCAGCACTTTGCGGCCATCATGCACAAATACGCTCCCAAACCCCACGCCCTTGCCCGCATAGGCGGTGACGAGTTCATTCTCATACTGCCAGGTGAAAATGACGTGGCCCGAACACAGGAGGCCCTGGAAAATGCGCGGCGTGAATTAGCCAATGGATTGCCTGCCGAGGGCATTCCCGTCGCCATCACATTCAGCGTGGGCATGGCTACATACCCCGACCACGGCACGGATCTGGACGTGCTGCTTTCGCGGGCTGACCAGGCCATGTACAGGGACAAGCAGTCACACGGCAGCGTGCGCAACGCACCCCGTGGGCAGCAGGCCTGA